One window from the genome of Paraclostridium sordellii encodes:
- a CDS encoding sigma-70 family RNA polymerase sigma factor, with amino-acid sequence MISKEELINKNINLVKNLAARYYTNKIGIEYEDLVSYGVIALIDASYKFNDEKGARFSTYAYIKINSYIIDIIRKQSFIPRVYLSKLKEYNSCIEYLQQKNFRQPTIYEISDYMGISTAEVDKIKRSISNLNISSIDNIDSDDENDFKFIDRLKDEAIDIEDYVEKEELILTLKKAINMLSEREQLVISLYYYEKRTLKEIGEVLGVSTTRASKLNKKAISNLRIMMKKLNYLY; translated from the coding sequence AATTTAGCAGCGAGATATTATACAAATAAAATAGGGATTGAATATGAAGATTTAGTGAGCTATGGAGTAATTGCACTTATAGATGCAAGTTATAAATTCAATGATGAAAAAGGGGCTAGATTCTCTACTTATGCTTATATTAAGATAAACTCGTACATAATAGATATAATAAGAAAACAATCATTTATACCTAGGGTATATTTAAGTAAATTAAAGGAATATAACAGTTGTATAGAATACTTACAGCAGAAAAATTTTAGGCAACCAACAATATATGAAATTTCAGATTACATGGGAATTTCAACAGCTGAAGTTGATAAGATAAAAAGAAGCATATCAAACTTAAATATAAGTTCTATTGATAATATAGATTCAGATGATGAAAATGATTTTAAATTTATAGATAGATTAAAAGATGAAGCTATTGATATAGAAGATTATGTTGAAAAAGAAGAGTTAATTTTAACTTTAAAAAAAGCAATTAATATGTTAAGTGAAAGAGAGCAGTTAGTAATATCACTATATTATTATGAAAAACGGACATTAAAAGAAATAGGTGAAGTATTAGGCGTTTCTACGACTAGAGCATCAAAATTAAATAAAAAAGCTATTTCAAACTTAAGGATTATGATGAAAAAATTAAATTACTTATATTAA